A genome region from Frankineae bacterium MT45 includes the following:
- a CDS encoding Replicative superfamily II helicase, translated as MTSSRPTPGFRGVFIGIDRYDSPEIGNLASAARDATALHALFSDNLGGACTLITDSDATTRRLRDELDALAHICTDDDFVVISFSGHGSDSHEIVTFDTDRYNISGTALALSEFTDLISAIPAKHLLIVLDCCFSGGAGAKVLHATHLPRGTKGGLPLSTEAFMKQMTGKGRVILTASTADQEAWEDPRLGHGYLTYYLLQSLLGATGDPASGSVNLLDLLKYVIESVRSGASGTYGARQDPTLRGQWDGEVTWPVFAPGPIYSALFPSAHAAPATRNIQSLAPYGLPASILDTWSAAMPGLNQLQQDAINQAGLLDGRNVLVMAPTSSGKTMIGELAALRATQVGGRSVFLLPTKALVNEQYERFNRTYGPSGIRVLRATGDHNDEVGALLRGQFDIAILTYEKFTGLALAQPHLLRIVSVVVVDEVQTIVDRSRGQGLELLLTLIKSRKDEGVEPQIIALSAVLGELNGLDSWLDAVLLKTAERPVPLDEGVLDRSGNYHFIDADGNESTTQLINSPWGDPRAQTLLVPLVQKLVGDGQQVIVIRGERGAARGAAAYLAQSLGLAPATKALEELPTGDPTQSTDLLRQTLAGGVAFHISDLGRDERRVIEEHFRAPDSQIRVVVATTTLAQGINMPAETVIMPELNRRIGGGTVGWYTVAEYKNIAGRAGRLGLTDRGRAIVLAWDSATANTIWSRYITGVPEDIHSTLLGDGVDLYSVVLRIVTIAAERSSDHSVAVDSVVAILADSLAAHQARLSGGADAFSRAQIQDAIAELQQVGLLEVLDQDRTKLSSLGQVVATGTLSVTSAVRVAATLRQTQPAELNAVTILATAQITEELDATRLNVNKKGVQKELNTYLNDLSSRGAAHSVMNQLTNAAPVAAAARAKKAIACLLWTSGVALGQIEQYVMRHYFDRNASGPIGGVTSRTHDVIGTVLAMIAEIHPTVDIENLVNLLPIQLELGVTPASARLALAGADLRREDYMRLTQAGLFELDDIAGAGDDLLLPLVHDDLASVRSLRAAVTKLRSAAPLPSLDQLLGPVEDAE; from the coding sequence TCTCCGGGACTGCTCTGGCGCTCAGCGAGTTCACCGATCTAATCTCGGCCATCCCCGCGAAGCATCTGCTCATCGTGTTGGATTGTTGCTTCTCCGGCGGTGCCGGAGCCAAGGTACTCCACGCAACGCACCTGCCCCGCGGAACGAAGGGTGGCCTGCCGTTGTCAACCGAAGCGTTCATGAAGCAGATGACAGGTAAGGGACGGGTCATTCTGACCGCATCCACGGCGGATCAGGAAGCGTGGGAGGATCCCCGACTTGGACATGGCTATCTCACGTACTACCTACTTCAGTCGTTGCTCGGCGCGACCGGTGATCCCGCGAGTGGGAGCGTGAATCTGCTAGATCTTCTCAAGTACGTGATCGAAAGCGTGCGCTCGGGCGCCTCGGGCACCTACGGGGCACGGCAGGATCCGACACTCCGAGGCCAGTGGGACGGCGAGGTGACCTGGCCTGTGTTTGCGCCAGGTCCGATCTACAGCGCACTCTTCCCATCGGCTCATGCCGCCCCCGCCACCCGCAATATCCAGAGTCTGGCGCCATATGGCCTCCCGGCTTCCATTCTGGACACCTGGTCTGCAGCGATGCCCGGCCTCAACCAGCTGCAGCAAGACGCCATCAACCAAGCCGGCCTGCTCGACGGACGAAACGTTCTCGTCATGGCTCCCACATCGTCAGGCAAGACCATGATCGGTGAACTAGCCGCATTGCGTGCAACTCAAGTAGGCGGCCGATCGGTGTTCTTGCTCCCGACTAAAGCATTGGTCAACGAGCAGTATGAGCGCTTCAATCGAACTTATGGCCCATCCGGCATTCGAGTGCTGCGAGCTACAGGAGATCACAATGACGAAGTGGGTGCGCTTCTGCGCGGCCAATTTGACATCGCGATCTTGACATACGAGAAGTTCACCGGTCTCGCTCTTGCCCAGCCACATCTGCTCCGCATCGTGTCGGTCGTCGTCGTCGATGAGGTGCAGACCATCGTTGACCGCAGCAGGGGCCAAGGTCTTGAGCTGCTTCTGACCCTCATCAAGAGCCGCAAGGATGAAGGGGTCGAACCGCAGATCATCGCCCTCTCCGCCGTGTTGGGCGAACTGAATGGGCTCGACAGCTGGCTGGATGCCGTCTTACTGAAGACCGCCGAGCGTCCCGTTCCGCTCGACGAGGGCGTGCTGGACAGGTCGGGGAACTATCACTTCATTGACGCAGATGGCAACGAAAGCACTACGCAACTAATCAACTCGCCATGGGGGGATCCACGCGCCCAGACGCTCCTCGTACCTCTTGTTCAGAAGTTGGTTGGCGACGGTCAGCAAGTGATCGTCATCCGAGGCGAGCGCGGCGCCGCTCGCGGTGCGGCCGCGTACTTAGCCCAGTCACTCGGACTCGCGCCTGCGACGAAAGCCCTCGAAGAGCTTCCGACCGGAGACCCCACGCAGTCCACCGACCTCCTACGACAGACGCTGGCTGGAGGCGTTGCCTTTCACATCTCTGACCTCGGCAGGGATGAACGTCGAGTGATTGAAGAGCATTTCCGAGCGCCGGATAGCCAAATCCGAGTTGTCGTCGCAACGACCACGTTGGCTCAGGGCATCAACATGCCAGCTGAGACTGTCATCATGCCAGAGCTGAACCGGCGAATCGGGGGCGGGACCGTTGGTTGGTACACCGTCGCCGAATACAAGAACATCGCCGGACGCGCCGGACGGCTCGGGCTGACGGACCGGGGCCGAGCCATCGTCCTGGCCTGGGACAGTGCCACGGCAAACACCATCTGGAGCCGCTACATTACGGGCGTTCCAGAGGACATCCACTCGACGCTTCTGGGCGACGGAGTCGATCTCTACTCGGTCGTGCTTCGGATCGTCACAATCGCTGCAGAGCGTTCATCGGACCACTCGGTAGCCGTAGATAGCGTCGTGGCCATTTTGGCCGACAGTCTCGCTGCGCATCAGGCGAGGCTAAGCGGTGGCGCCGATGCATTCTCTCGGGCGCAGATACAGGACGCCATCGCCGAGCTCCAGCAGGTTGGCCTGCTTGAGGTGCTTGATCAAGACCGAACGAAGCTTTCAAGCCTCGGCCAAGTTGTGGCGACTGGCACGCTCAGCGTGACTTCCGCAGTTCGCGTCGCCGCCACTCTTCGGCAGACTCAGCCTGCTGAGCTCAACGCCGTGACTATTCTTGCCACAGCACAGATCACAGAGGAACTCGATGCCACTCGACTGAACGTCAATAAGAAGGGCGTTCAGAAGGAACTGAACACATACCTCAACGACCTTAGTAGCCGTGGCGCGGCACATTCTGTCATGAATCAACTGACAAACGCTGCGCCGGTAGCCGCGGCCGCCCGTGCCAAAAAGGCAATCGCTTGTCTGCTCTGGACTTCCGGTGTTGCGCTCGGCCAAATCGAACAGTACGTCATGCGGCACTACTTCGACCGAAACGCGAGCGGCCCGATCGGTGGCGTCACCTCCCGCACCCATGACGTCATCGGGACAGTTCTCGCCATGATTGCCGAAATCCATCCGACCGTTGACATCGAGAATCTAGTCAATCTTCTGCCGATTCAACTCGAGCTAGGAGTCACGCCGGCCTCGGCACGCCTTGCCCTGGCAGGGGCAGATCTGCGCCGCGAGGACTACATGCGATTGACACAGGCAGGATTGTTTGAACTCGACGACATCGCAGGCGCTGGCGACGATCTCCTCTTGCCCTTGGTTCATGACGACTTGGCCTCTGTTCGGTCGCTACGCGCCGCCGTCACCAAGTTGAGGTCGGCGGCGCCCTTGCCATCGCTCGATCAACTTCTTGGTCCAGTGGAAGATGCCGAATGA